In Procambarus clarkii isolate CNS0578487 chromosome 13, FALCON_Pclarkii_2.0, whole genome shotgun sequence, the genomic stretch CCCACAAAGGATCCAACAGGATCCAAGGACCCATATATAATCAAACTTTCCCAGAAAGCACAGAAGAGGGCCCTGGAGCAAAGCCCTCATCTACACCCACCAGAAAAGAAATGCAGAGTCCAAGGGAGAGACCTCCAAAGAGAACAGCTGGaaagacccagaagcctcagcAGGATCAAGAGGCTTAACTACCTCTACCCCCCCCATTTCTAAAGGGACAAACCCCAGATCAGCCCAAGCTGATCCTGGGCTAAACCCTCCCTCAATTCAGAAACCCTAGACACTTCGGAGCCAGAAGCAAGAGAGAAGGGCAAACTGGCCCACCAGCAAAGGAACAGGAGGCACGGATGGAACCTTGGACGTTGTGGCTAACACCTCCAAATCAGAGTCCCAAAACATCAAGATTGGCAAATCTGGGGCATCCAACCAGGTACACAACCTAGACCGAAAACCTCAGGTGCAAAGTGGTGGCTGCCTGGAACCTCTGAACTTCAATAGAACAAGTCCCATACAAGTTAGGataggtgtcactgacccaacaggcagcatatcGGAGGCAAAACGGATGAACTTCGCCAGGTGGCACAGGCAATTAACAACCCTCAAATATGCACGAAGCAAGAGTGGGCTCAGAAGAGGTAGTCATATCCTgcaggggttttccagggtcagCAGGGTGAACGCTCCCTgcaggaagcccaggcactgggaATGCTACGCCGATAACCCCTGGATAACTGAACAGGCAATGCTGGCTACATGAAGCTAATGGAAAGATCAAGGGAGCAACAAGAGGGCTAACTGCACAAAACCCTAGGGAAACCTAATAAGACACGACAAAAAAGTCCCCTCACAAAAAAGGGCaatgactaaaaaaaaaaaaaaacgggacAAAAGAAACCCCAAAACCCCCAGGACCAAACTGCAGAGAATGAGCATCGAAGGAGAATCACAGCATCGACCAAACTAAGCCGAGGACCCACCTCGGCACGCAAAATAGGTCTCGCAAACCAGTGTGCCACACCAGAAAAAAAACACTCCCAACCCAAGGACAGACAGTCCAAGACCACTGGCTCACCTGAAGGGTGAAGGCCACCCCAAGCAAGGAGACCCCCTTAAGGGAACGCATCCCGAACACAAGGGAAGACAACCCAGACAGTGCAAGGGCAGTACCTAATTTAAGAAGCAACCAGGGAAGAAAACCAGgagcacatgcagctccaagcaTTTTAAAACTCCTGGCTCACGCTACTCAAATGTGTATAAAAACAGCCTCAAAGGCTGGAGCCAGAGAAACTAGAACTTATTATACTACACGCTAATCTATCCTTATCTTACATACggcatctgtgcatggggttcaaccactgcaaattacctcaaaccccccatcatcatcactgcaaaaatctgctatcataaCTATAACAAACAccatcttcagacaacacacagcccctctgtttaagtcccttaatGCTAATGCTGTTCCTAAATACTGTACTAATCTTGACCCAAAACCTTTCCTTGATatgtgtaatagaacccataattgCCACATTAGAAATAAATGCCCgatattcccagagtcaaactaaatctatgcagacactccatgcaaataaaagggcccaggcccagtctttggaacttgctccgtaatgaattaaaaaattgtccaacccatgccttattcaaaagtaaaaccaaaaagtacccgaTTTCATCATCATAGTTCCAACTTTGAGCTTCAAACTCCCATTGTATTTtgtagtgccaacttctccaataTTAGTACTCGAGACATATCTTTAcaagtgtaatcacctctgtcaatttatattgtagttatttgttggtataaaaccttgctacaatgttcCTTTTCATCttgcctgatatgttagattaaggatctgccctgaaacgctttgcaagaatataaaaatatcactaatctcaccaacccattataACTacttgtaaataaattattattattattatacctgGCAAGCCGAcacatcagaataataactagtgGTGGAGAGCCTGCCTCTCTCATCCCCCCCCAAATGTGGAGGGAAGGAACGGGAGGTGGGGCAAACTAGCTCATGTTAGTTTCACAACATTTTGGTCATTTGCTTACTTTATTAGGAGAGTTTTTTTATGGTTTTGACACTGCAGTCTATTCTCATCATGCAGTAGTCTGTTTTGTttcactgactttctgggtgctCTCCCTAGTGGCAACAGACATGAATAACTTTAAATGTAAGGTTTTCATAGTCccactgctccctgtgcctccgagggggagggggaccaggttctggctcggggGTCCACGGTTGGTCAATAAGAACTATGACTGATGGCACCAAATAGTATGGCACTGAAACTGTGTACTCTAAATagattcagggagccacaaggggttTCCTCCAGAAAAACATTGACATTTAAATAATCATGTAAAAATATCTTTGAAGCAACTCCCACTCCACAGAGCAACATCACTCAGTGTCTGTGAATTGTCAAACTTCATCACTCCATCAAAGCCTAGTTACAAATAATTTGTGTCCCATGCCCCATGCATTTTATAAATACCAAAGAAAAAATTGTGGGGATTAATTTTTTTACGTGCACCATGGGGATGTCATATTATAGAAACGTGCAGTACATGGGTTAAACACGTGTACATCAAAATGGTTTCGAGGTCTTCACAATATTTTCAAACATAAAATGTTAAGCATAACAGTTTTTGGCCAAATTTTCTCGATTTTGTTATATGTAATTGAGCTTTGCTATGATAAGCTTCCAAGAAACTCCCTGGATAGCAAAGCTTGAAACCAACAGAATTTCTTTCAGAAAAACCTTGAATCTTGAAACCAACAGAATGAAAGAATGACTTTCAAACTCCTTATCcaaaatgaccaaaccacacatcaaaatGACCAAAGAATCAAGATTACAGTACATCAAAATAAgcacacatttatttatttatatatactctatacaagaaggtacattgggttgatgagaatacatagcactgatgcttttacattcttgtaaagtcactaacacgcatagcattttgcACAGGTCCTTAATGTAACAGCTaagtttaagtaggtaatttctagcaatattgaaaaaatgtttacaggtacaatgtaagaaaatttgacaaagattagtaggtacaATAAAGTCAAATTTTAGGGTTATCAACAGGTGCATTTTAGCATAATGAGGATTATTTAAAGATATAATGCAGTAAAaaatgcattcaatataacaaccatgatataaggtgatagcaatgattgcaatggtaaagttgtatggcttaggtacatatagtgggggattgggtagcacagaGTTTAAAACACTAGGTAGGAAAGTATGAAGATGAAATTTAGGGacattttggttttatttttgaataagacaACAGTTGgatagcttttcaattcattagggagtgagttccatagactagatccctttatttgcatagtgtgtttacacagattaagtttgactctgggagatatcaaagagatatatatttctggtgtgatgattATGGGttttattacatctgtccaggaagaattTCAGAACAAGGTTTGCATTTAAAAGcagggttttataaatgtaaatagtacaagagaatgtgtagagtgagtttatgtttagcatgtttagggatttaaacaggggggcTATgttttgtctgaaagcagagcttgttattgttctgatagcagattgttGTTGGATGATGATGGACTTCAGGTAGTTTGcattggttgaaccccatgcacagataccatatgtaagataaggatagattagcacatagtatagtgagaggagagcagagtttggaacaatatctgattttagagtataccaactgtttttttagactttcttagttatgtgttgcatgtgggtgctgaagttgtctttttttttttttttttttttttttttgagatatatacaagagttgttacattcttgtacagccactagtacgcgtagcaattcgggcaggtccctggaatacgatccccgccgggaaaaatcgttgttacaaccaagtacacattttactgttgcgttaaacagaggctactgttagggatttgcgcccagtaaatcctccccggccaggatgcgaacccatgacaaagcgctcgcggaacgccaggcgagtgtcttaccactacaccacggggactggtcAAAGTattttgtctaagtataggccaaggaaatttccataatttttattgctgatgtcaacattttctatctgaagctgaatttcaCTTGTTGATTTGCTTTcacataagatgtagtaggtcttatcTATATTTATTTTAAGTGTTAGTCGATATCCATAAGAGgacttttatttaatttattatttaacaacattatttaatgtgtgGGTTGGGGCCTGAGTAGATGTGGGAAGTATTGTCAGCAAATAatgtaggtttaagaatgttagagacattaagtAAATCAATGATGTACATAAGAAATAGGAGGTCCtagaatgctgccctgtggcactcctacagttaatggtagagtgggagaggttatatcactgatggctacatatttgtgtctgtcactaagataggatcggatattgtTCAGGCACTGGCCttagattccataatggtggagtttaagcaAGAGGTCGTTATGGTtaccagtatcaaaggcctttctcaggtcaatgaagagtccaataggaaactcatttttgtcaagggccgagtaaattatatcaagcagactaataattgcatcgttggtactcttggcagcggaagccaaactgacagacttagtatgttgaattttacgaggtaggagtagagccgtttgtaaattttttcaaatatttttgatatagGTAGGTTTCATATTGGTCTAATTGTTTGTCTgctggattgcctcctttatgaactggcgttactcgtgcttttttttttaaggatgtcagggaaggtatgacactagagacatcagatgaccaaaccacattctccttattagaataattacctgtattattattattattattattataagaaaaCTGAATCGCAATTTATTAATGACAATTAACTCAGGACTAAGAATTAAAATAGCTTAGTCCTgatgaaaaaaaaggaaaaaaagataGATTAACATTACAGTATATCTATGCCCAGAGAAATAATGAACAGATGACATCATTAGCAGGTTTTCTGCAAGTTTCCTGTAAGTAAAGTACTAAACTTAAGAGAAAGATCTTCCCTAGGAATTCGGATACAAGAACATAAGCATTAAGGAAACTGCAGACATCCTATTGGCCCACACATCGCacctgtttatatccacccaaactcactgATGAGTCAACTGATTAGTTCATCAACATTGATGATTACAATTTGATGGGGACTATGAGAACCCCATGCCCCCAGGATGGTGCATGGGGGTCCACCGGGATGGGCATGAGGGTCCACCACCTCCaccgggatgggcatgggggtccaccgccgccaccgggatgggcatgggggtcctccgccgccaccgagatgggcatgggggtcctccgccgccaccgagatgggcatgggggtccaccgcCTCcaccaggatgggcatgggggtccaccgcctccaccgggatgggcatgggggtccaccgcctccaccgggatgggcatgggggtccaccgcctccaccgggatgggcatgggggtccaccgcctccaccgggatgggcatgggggtccaccgccgccaccgggatgggcatgggggtccaccgcctccaccgggatgggcatgggggtccaccgcctccaccgggatgggcatgggggtccaccgccgccaccgagatgggcatgggggtccaccgcCTCcaccaggatgggcatgggggtccaccgcCTCCACCAgcatgggcatgggggtccaccgcCTCCACCAgcatgggcatgggggtccaccgcCTCCACCAgcatgggcatgggggtccaccgcCTCCACCGGCATGGGCATTGGGGTCCACCGCCTCCACCGgcatgggcatgggggtccactgcctCCACTGGCATGGGCATGGGGCTCTACCGCCTCCACCGGCATGGGCATGGGACTCCACCGCCTCCACCGGCATGGGCATAGGGGTCCACCGCCTCCACCGgcatgggcatgggggtccaccgcCTCCACcggcatgggtatgggggtccaccgccTCCACCAgcatgggcatgggggtccacccCCTCCaccgggatgggcatgggggtccaccgcCTCTATCGGCATGGGCATGGGGCTCTACCGCCTCCaccgggatgggcatgggggtccacccCCTCCACCGgcatgggcatgggggtccaccgcCTCTATCGGCATGGGCATGGGGCTCTACCGCCTCCACCGgcatgggcatgggggtccacccCCTCCACCGgcatgggcatgggggtccaccgcCTCTATCAGCATAGGCATGGGGCTCTACCGCCTCCACCGGCATGGGCATGGGGGGTCCACCGCCTTCACCGgcatgggcatgggggtccaccgcCTCCACCGgcatgggcatgggggtccacccCCTCCACCGgcatgggcatgggggtccaccgcCTCTATCAGCATGGGCATGGGGCTCTACCGCCTCCACCGGCATGGGCATGGGGGGTCCACCGCCTCCACCGgcatgggcatgggggtccaccgcCTTCACCGgcatgggcatgggggtccaccgcCTCCaccaggatgagcatgggggttCCACCACCGCGCCGGGGATGGGGTGAATAATAAttacaaaatatacatatatttccTACTAAACTAAAAGTTTACCACTAAACCAGCTGTAGTGGCCCTTCACTGTGAACCTGTTGAGGCAGAGAGGAAAGGTTTACCTTAcagggagggaagtgttgtgaccTGCCCACGCGCGTGTCTCCTGGCTGACCTCCCCTCACGCCTCACAGCCCATCCACACTTGCCCAAAACTTGCCCAAAATTATTTTCGGGAATGTACCTAAATTATTACCTAAAATAATAAAGTGCCAAATTTGACTGAAAAGTACCAAATTTACAATTTAACATATAAACAAGAATTATATTTATAGACAGTTTTGGATAGTTCAGTTTAGGAGTTTTTGATGTACTAAGTTCGTATTttgaggaaatgtagatgtttatctctcagaatgtttggtaatatgtttattgtttgtgatgtgtttatatctatgtattaacacgatgtactgaacggggtgagaatagcttgagctacctcctccctttgtgtatattttgcctcaataaacttatttcaatttcaatttcaatttcaagttaGTATTTTTAATGTGATTTTCAGTTTTTGAGTGCCTTTCTgtattgatttattttatttatttatttatttataagaaatatattgggtttgtgagagtacattagcagtctccgtggtgtagtggtaagacactcgcctggcgttccgcgagcgctatgtcatgggttcgtatcctggccggggaggatttactgggcgcaattccttaactgtagcctctgtttaacgcaacagtaaaatgtgtacttggatgaaaaaacgattcttcgcggcaggggatcgtattccaatggaaacgctacgcgtactagtggctgtacaagaatgtaacaactcttgtatatatcaaaaaaaaaataacattgctgttcttacattcttgcaaagcctctaACATGCATAACGTCTCGGCCAGAAACATTATATGGGGGGAGGGGAGTATTTTCCTGAATTTATCTGAGGGCCACTACTACtactggcctcgacgaggacagcaaGCCGGCGGCATGTCAAGGGTCCCCCCCATTTGCTCTGATGATCATTAATAGTTGTACTTTAAATTTAAAACACAAAGGAGTCTTGGCAGTTACAACTTCGGTGGGTTGGCGGTTtcgtgggtttataaccctgtggggggtCTCTTCTGTTCTGTTCTGTATCTCCTGTTCTCCAAGTTCTCCTGTTCTCCAAGTTCTCCTGTTCTCCAAGTTCTCCTGTTCTCCAAGTATCTTCTGTTCTCAGCCCTACATTgttgcttgttgagcttgaaactgttgctcctcATTCGTGTta encodes the following:
- the LOC138364387 gene encoding splicing factor 1-like, which translates into the protein MGMGVHRRHRDGHGGPPPPPGWAWGSTASTSMGMGVHRLHQHGHGGPPPPPAWAWGSTASTGMGIGVHRLHRHGHGGPLPPLAWAWGSTASTGMGMGLHRLHRHGHRGPPPPPAWAWGSTASTGMGMGVHRLHQHGHGGPPPPPGWAWGSTASIGMGMGLYRLHRDGHGGPPPPPAWAWGSTASIGMGMGLYRLHRHGHGGPPPPPAWAWGSTASISIGMGLYRLHRHGHGGSTAFTGMGMGVHRLHRHGHGGPPPPPAWAWGSTASISMGMGLYRLHRHGHGGSTASTGMGMGVHRLHRHGHGGPPPPPG